In a single window of the Populus alba chromosome 16, ASM523922v2, whole genome shotgun sequence genome:
- the LOC118035952 gene encoding disease resistance RPP13-like protein 4, protein MAVETVLIEKLGEQVFSALMNQAQFALDFKNQFQALKTQLDLVKAFLADTNNLKMKKETLKTSLIKLRDLVYEADDILTDCVLRYDYQKDGSCSKYTPDEFFFRCRMGRQLMDLNSRMGKMGSDLSAYLTPQHLLSLGDNTYRAKVFTSQDFEPSEVIGLEEDIEKLKRWTFSASGVLQRIGIVGMGGLGKTTIAQKFFEERAVAGCFDKKIWVSVSQDFSDERIIKSILVQLGENPSPLSDLGQMLHVINQSLQGQSCLIVMDDVWSFNQDWWGKLCSAIQKTEKRSCVMITTRNEDVATHMGVESSRIHHPKVLDEKDSWSLFCNFAFQETKGKCSNSQFEKVGKEIVGKCGGLPLAIKTIAASLATEVHNLGKWKDILDHFHELTTRKQNSSVKTSLQLSYDALPTHLKQFLLCFSIYPEDFVIQAEQLVHWWVGEGFIQRTEHSKTAEDLGYEYLTDLVRRCLVEVVKRRGYDGRVYSCKMHDLVRDLTTMFAEDEMLCSFEAGKQKLSPDSRWLGLTSEMSTATLKHCSKLRALLLMASSQRQFPFSKNQMVSLDSLRVLDLSRIRLDSTSMEKLLSWIFSLQRLAYLNLSGAVGLKEMPSSIRKLRNLHLLILAECSDLTKLHPSISYLKNLIVLDCGSCGLQYLPQGIGNLSQLQELSGFRVVRQATPQSCHLLELKQLVQLRVLRMNLSNESEITESEGEILSKLVKLRVLAINTEDCKDRTILEMLDRLHPPPNLKELYLRRYPHKSLPKWINPTKLSVLQYLCLENGSALKSINPSAHSEEESAFSWNYLEGLCLKFLPFLDEDWTDLQKTMQSIRYVEVSNCFNLKNFPCPVDKSGIWRKVED, encoded by the coding sequence ATGGCGGTGGAAACTGTTCTTATTGAAAAACTGGGAGAGCAAGTGTTTAGCGCTCTCATGAATCAAGCTCAATTTGCACTTgacttcaaaaatcaatttcaagctTTGAAGACACAACTCGACCTCGTCAAAGCCTTTCTTGCTGACACAAATAACCTCAAAATGAAGAAGGAAACTCTCAAGACGAGCTTGATCAAGCTGAGAGATCTGGTTTACGAAGCAGATGACATATTGACAGATTGCGTTCTTAGATATGATTATCAGAAAGATGGGTCCTGCTCCAAATACACACCTGATGAATTTTTCTTCAGGTGTCGAATGGGGAGGCAATTGATGGACTTGAATTCACGCATGGGCAAGATGGGGAGTGACTTGAGCGCATATTTAACTCCACAACATCTTCTATCATTGGGAGACAACACTTACCGAGCTAAGGTATTTACCTCTCAGGATTTTGAGCCATCTGAGGTTATTGGACTGGAAGAAGACATAGAAAAGCTAAAACGATGGACTTTTAGTGCAAGTGGAGTACTCCAAAGAATTGGCATTGTGGGAATGGGGGGCTTAGGTAAAACCACCATTGCACAAAAGTTTTTTGAAGAGAGGGCGGTCGCTGGCtgctttgataaaaaaatctggGTGTCCGTTTCTCAGGATTTCAGTGATGAAAGGATAATCAAGAGCATATTGGTGCAGTTAGGAGAGAATCCCTCCCCGTTGTCTGATCTAGGCCAAATGTTGCATGTTATCAACCAATCACTTCAAGGTCAGAGTTGCCTCATTGTCATGGATGATGTTTGGAGCTTCAATCAAGATTGGTGGGGTAAGCTATGTTCTGCTattcaaaaaacagaaaagagaaGTTGTGTCATGATTACAACAAGAAATGAAGATGTGGCAACCCATATGGGAGTTGAAAGTTCACGCATTCACCACCCAAAAGTTCTTGATGAGAAGGACAGCTGGTCATTGTTCTGCAACTTTGCCTTCCAGGAAACCAAGGGAAAATGTTCTAATAGCCAATTTGAAAAAGTAGGCAAGGAAATTGTGGGGAAATGTGGGGGGCTCCCTCTTGCAATTAAGACAATAGCAGCTTCTCTTGCAACAGAAGTTCACAACCTTGGCAAGTGGAAAGACATTCTTGATCACTTCCATGAATTGACTACCAGGAAGCAAAATAGCTCAGTTAAGACTTCTCTGCAATTGAGCTATGATGCACTCCCTACACATCTGAAGCAATTTCTTCTATGCTTCTCAATTTATCCTGAAGATTTCGTGATTCAAGCTGAGCAATTAGTGCATTGGTGGGTTGGAGAGGGCTTCATCCAGAGAACAGAGCACTCAAAAACCGCAGAGGACTTGGGATATGAATATTTGACAGATCTAGTCAGAAGATGCCTTGTAGAAGTTGTGAAGAGGCGTGGCTATGATGGAAGAGTCTACAGCTGTAAGATGCATGATTTGGTTCGTGATTTAACAACAATGTTTGCTGAAGATGAGATGTTGTGTAGCTTTGAAGCAGGCAAGCAGAAATTGTCACCTGATTCACGATGGCTGGGCCTGACGAGTGAAATGAGCACAGCAACATTAAAGCATTGTTCAAAGCTCAGGGCATTGCTATTAATGGCCAGCAGTCAACGTCAATTTCCTTTCAGTAAGAACCAAATGGTGTCACTTGACTCTCTCAGGGTATTGGATCTCTCTCGAATTAGGTTAGATAGCACTTCCATGGAGAAGCTCTTGAGCTGGATTTTTTCGCTCCAACGCCTAGCATATCTAAATCTCAGTGGAGCTGTAGGCCTTAAAGAAATGCCATCTTCAATCCGGAAACTTCGTAATCTCCATCTTTTGATATTAGCCGAATGCAGTGATTTAACTAAACTGCATCCATCAATCTCATATTTGAAGAATCTCATAGTCCTGGACTGTGGATCTTGTGGTCTCCAATACCTACCCCAAGGAATTGGAAACCTCTCTCAACTTCAAGAACTATCAGGTTTCAGGGTGGTACGTCAAGCCACACCACAAAGTTGTCATCTCCTAGAGCTAAAACAACTGGTCCAACTAAGAGTTCTTCGAATGAACCTCAGCAATGAGAGCGAAATCACTGAAAGTGAAGGGGAGATCTTATCCAAGCTTGTGAAACTTAGGGTTCTAGCCATCAACACTGAAGATTGTAAAGATAGAACTATCCTAGAGATGCTAGATCGACTACACCCTCCTCCAAACCTCAAGGAATTGTATCTTAGGCGCTACCCTCACAAAAGTTTGCCTAAATGGATTAATCCAACGAAGCTTTCTGTTCTGCAATATCTCTGCCTTGAGAATGGATCAGCTCTCAAAAGCATCAATCCAAGTGCTCATTCCGAGGAAGAGAGTGCCTTCTCTTGGAACTACCTTGAGGGTTTGTGTTTGAAGTTCTTGCCATTCTTGGATGAAGACTGGACTGACTTACAGAAGACCATGCAGTCAATACGTTATGTTGAGGTTAGCAAttgtttcaatttgaaaaatttcCCATGTCCGGTTGACAAGTCAGGGATCTGGAGGAAGGTTGAAGATTAA